CCTGGCATATCCAATTTCGATAGtgttacaattattttatataaaattactatGACTTTACACGAAAccaacaaatttatatatgagAGAAAAATACCATATTTATCATAATGTTTGACTTTCTTTCCCCAAGTAATATCAAGCTACGAAACTATTGATGAATTGTCTACTAACAATTTTCGGAATGTGTCACGTTAAGTCTTTTCGATGGCGGAAGGTGAGACTCGTTgtataattaaaacatttttgttAGAAAAGTTGTAtccaatttatatatttaatataacacAGCATTATTAGAAGAAAAGGTCAAATTAATGGTAAAGTATTACACTTTtggttttgtaataaaaatgtaagatCTTGTCGTCTGAACAATCTATTCCACCTCATaagaatttataaatgaatctaataaaaaaaataatagaaggAACGTCTTTTTTAGTACATCAACTATTCTAAATGAGCAAATTTAGTCCgtaacattttataatatcttttgaggtccatcaactataaGTTAATATCATGACCAAAGTACCCTTAAGGCCATGGATACAATTCAATCTATTTAccatctcatttttattataatttgggATAATtgatataccaaaaaaatgctccctctaattttaatttcaaaataaaaatatcttaacgatattaatattctattactattaattatttacgtttagttttatttatttgtaatattttaaatcattgtactatatttaatattaatagtgaAATAACTTAggtataaatatatgtaaacaTTATACTTATACaatatttgtttataaaagtagttcaatttattagatggaatattaatttttcaatcttaAAGCTATACATAGAagaatatgttatttttaagtgcaatacaaaattgacaattaaaaataaattaaaatttattaacatacacaaaatcttaaataattcaaagagctaagtattattttatctactcTTATATAGTAATTgtaatctaaaaaaaattagttgaaattatcaataatcaatttactaaaaaagacAATGGCATTTCTCAGTTGAATATATGATTAGTTTAAAtctatgattttttaattaaataaaaactaataattgCTATCAATTGTTTAATATCACAGTGTCGTGtcttaatattatcattaggCCATTTACAACAATATCATGAAAAATTGTTCATAGTTCTCATATCTATTCCCTTGACTATTCgtgaatcatatttttttacttaattaaacttttatttcaatgtaggagtagtatatattatatattatgattaacTTAAATTTTCAGTTTAATAAAGTTACGagattcattaaaataaaatatttatcttaattttatctaaataattgagaatgtaaacatatataaatattaactaGCACTAGAAAGTAATctcataatattcaaataaagtATGGTatgtattaataataatagtataagaaACTATTAAACTTAATCCCAAATGAGttagaagaaagaagaaagtggatgaataaagaaagaaaaataaattacttcatactttaataaatatgagagGATAAATAGATTGAATTGTCATTCATGGCATTAAGGGTACTTTGGCCATGAAAATATTGGAAATAGcaaaaaagtagtaaaattgatatttactTATAGTTGATGGACCATAAAAGAATTATGAAATGTTACGGACTAAATTTGCTCATTTGGGATAGTTGGTGtactaaaaaagatgttccctcaaaataataataacaataatatttgcTCGGTTAGATTAGGCAACATGTATCCGGTCGCTAATGCAGATGCACGACAGAGGGCGGGTAGCAAGGGGCGGGCCCATGGGGATGCATATGACTGCATCGTAGAAGTTAGCGAGACTGTCACGATACTTttagagatttttttattgaattcaatttattttattatttaaatatatgaaaatttgtgaTTGGTTGATTTATAGCATGCGGAACCGCAATTTagttaagtactccctccgtccgccattaggagtcccatttatgggcggcacgggttttaagaaatgttaagaaaagtggatggaaaaaagttagtggaataggggtcccacttgtatatattagttttaaatgaaatgtgagtggaatgagttagtggaaggtggaaCCCTATTACCacttatggtaaaagtgaaccatGACTCTTATTTGCGGaaagactaaaatgaaaaaatgggactcttattcgcggacggatagagtaattttaaattattaattttttatatatttgataaatatcGCAATTTAAATATAGCAAATGACGTTTGAATTTGAAGCTGAAAACGATATTGTTTTACatcataactataaaataaaataataccgtgacaactgaaaaatgaaattctaaCCGAAATACTGAGTGTGAATTAAGTCATTAACATAGACCCAAAACCAAACCCACACCAtgcaaaagaagaaagaaaaaattaattgaaatattagtGGCCCACTTGCTTTATATGCATGCCATTGTTCCCTTTATGGGCCACACTCTCAATTATCAAACACACATCATTTTCTAGTATTTAGCATCATATCTCACACATCATTCCCTCTATACCTCAACTCTCACACaatctcaaattaaatttctccaaaaacTATACATTCTCCTAAGTCTCATCATATTTACCCAAAATCATCCCAAATTTCACAATCTTGATCAATGGGGAATCATAGATTCAAGCTATCCGACATGATGCCAAATGCTTGGTTCTACAAGTTAAGAGACATGAGCAAAATTCGAAGTCACAACCCCTCTCACTCcatcaagaaaaacatacaaTCTTCGGCCCCGAATCCGAGGAAATCCTTCTACAGCACCTCGGACTCGGGGTACGTTAGGATGGACACCAAACTGTGTCTTTCGCCGATGAATCCCAAATTCAGCGACAGTCGCTTCCCGCACGAACCTCCGAGGAAGTCCGCGAAGAGACGAGTGAAAAGGAGGACGGTCTACACGCCATCTCCGAGAAAAATCGCCCCTTCTGAGGCTGAAATCCCTGCCTGGTTTAATAACCCTGCAGGCAACATTCAGGCCGGCCCCACCTCCCCTGTCAAGATGGACTTCTCAGAGTCCTCCCTGTCAGGATTTGACTCGTGTGGATGTGATATCATCATCGATGTCGACGACGCCGGTACTGTACGCACTGACGACAACAGCAGCATGGCGGAATTCAACATGATATCAGAGCAGGGCCTCCCGCCCATCCGGACTAAGCCGGCCGCGTTCAACGAGGCGCCGGTGAAATCTCCGGGGAGGGGCGCCGGCGGCCGGAAGTCATTTTCCGGCGGGGTCAAAATCCGGGGAAACGGCCGGAGACTCGGCCGGAGGAAGCCGGGAGGGCGGCGGCAGAGAAATGGGGAGGAGGAGGGGAAGAAAGGGGCGTTCTTCTCCGAGAGCTTCGCCATTGTTAAAGCTTCTTTCGATCcagagaaggatttcaaggaATCGATGATGGAAATGATTGTTGAGAATAATTTAAGAGAGGctaaagatttggaagagCTTCTTGCTTGCTATCTCTCActgaattcaaataattatcatGATTTGATCATCAAAGCGTTTGAGCAAATCTGGGCTCAACTCCAtttgtagaaagaaaaaaaaaatagattatttgtatattttgcttgagttatgtaataatttaaatgtttgtaacaaattaaatgtaattagcTGTTTTTGTAAAGAGTTAGCAATACTAccattctcttctttttttttagacTAAGATTGATGTTTATTGACAAATTAtgttacaaattaattttctttttatgtacATAATGACAATTAGTAGATGAGGTGAAGCATAAGGAATAATCCCTATTTTTGGAGTTTTGCTTGATGGAAAAActaatccaaaaaaattaaaagaaatttgatgTCTTTTTCATGGTTTAGAAGCTGTGAAAGCACTTGGCATAAAATTGTTGGAGGTAGAAAGTACTAATCTACTAGTTGATATGGTTATGGGGCGGTTTGAGGTGAACGTTAGTTGTCGTTCGATAATGGGAAAATTTGGCCGCTTATTGCTTAAAGACTTTAGTGCGGTATGTGCACCGAGAAGAAAATTTTAGCAGATTTCTTGTCACACACTCACACTATGTATACAATTCGAAAAGGGAGTGTATTACTATTACCTGAGTTTCTTATTGAGTTTTGCCTGCTTCCATTACcagaaatagagaaaattttaaagttttccAGAAAAGGAATATGTACAAATATTGTGAGCTAATTTatacaaagaaataaaatgaatattgatGAAGGACACAATTTGAGTTATAGatcatttatgtttttttcagACTGCATTTATCAGAATTTACATAGATTCTATCTGACAGGTCTGAATATTACAGTTATTTTAGTACTTTTGTTGTTcccttttatattttcttcatgtttaaagtattaaatttttatttccctTGAAGTGTATGTCGTCTTCAACATTAAATTTTCACACAGTGAACACACTAAAATACTAGAGGATAAGGTAGGGCTAAAGTAAAGCCactttttttccccaaaataaaGTACAATGATTTAGT
The genomic region above belongs to Salvia hispanica cultivar TCC Black 2014 chromosome 3, UniMelb_Shisp_WGS_1.0, whole genome shotgun sequence and contains:
- the LOC125215790 gene encoding transcription repressor OFP1-like; protein product: MGNHRFKLSDMMPNAWFYKLRDMSKIRSHNPSHSIKKNIQSSAPNPRKSFYSTSDSGYVRMDTKLCLSPMNPKFSDSRFPHEPPRKSAKRRVKRRTVYTPSPRKIAPSEAEIPAWFNNPAGNIQAGPTSPVKMDFSESSLSGFDSCGCDIIIDVDDAGTVRTDDNSSMAEFNMISEQGLPPIRTKPAAFNEAPVKSPGRGAGGRKSFSGGVKIRGNGRRLGRRKPGGRRQRNGEEEGKKGAFFSESFAIVKASFDPEKDFKESMMEMIVENNLREAKDLEELLACYLSLNSNNYHDLIIKAFEQIWAQLHL